Proteins from a single region of Pongo pygmaeus isolate AG05252 chromosome 3, NHGRI_mPonPyg2-v2.0_pri, whole genome shotgun sequence:
- the GUCY1B1 gene encoding guanylate cyclase soluble subunit beta-1 isoform X2: protein MYGFVNHALELLVIRNYGPEVWEDIKKEAQLDEEGQFLVRIIYDDSKTYDLVAAASKVLNLNAGEILQMFGKMFFVFCQESGYDTILRVLGSNVREFLQNLDALHDHLATIYPGMRAPSFRCTDAEKGKGLILHYYSEREGLQDIVIGIIKTVAQQIHGTEIDMKVIQQRNEECDHTQFLIEEKESKEEDFYEDLDRFEENGTQESRISPYTFCKAFPFHIIFDRDLVVTQCGNAIYRVLPQLQPGNCSLLSVFSLVRPHIDISFHGILSHINTVFVLRSKEGLLDVEKLECEDELTGTEISCLRLKGQMIYLPEADSILFLCSPSVMNLDDLTRRGLYLSDIPLHDATRDLVLLGEQFREEYKLTQELEILTDRLQLTLRALEDEKKKTDTLLYSVLPPSVANELRHKRPVPAKRYDNVTILFSGIVGFNAFCSKHASGEGAMKIVNLLNDLYTRFDTLTDSRKNPFVYKVETVGDKYMTVSGLPEPCIHHARSICHLALDMMEIAGQVQVDGESVQITIGIHTGEVVTGVIGQRMPRYCLFGNTVNLTSRTETTGEKGKINVSEYTYRCLMSPENSDPQFHLEHRGPVSMKGKKEPMQVWFLSRKNTGTEETKQDDD, encoded by the exons ATCTCAATGCTGGAGAAATCCTCCAAATGTTTGGGAAGATGTTTTTCGTCTTTTGCCAAGAATCTGGTTATGATACAATCTTGCGTGTCCTGGGCTCTAATGTCAGAGAATTTCTACAG AACCTTGATGCTCTGCACGACCACCTTGCTACCATCTACCCAGGAATGCGTGCACCTTCCTTTAGGTGCACTGATGCAGAAAAGGGCAAAGGACTTATTTTGCACTACTACTCAGAGAGAGAAGGACTTCAGGATATTGTCATTGGAATCATCAAAACAGTGGCTCAACAAATCCATGGCACTGAAATAGACATGAAG GTTATTcagcaaagaaatgaagaatgtgATCATACTCaatttttaattgaagaaaaagAGTCAAAAGAAGAGGATTTTTATGAAGATCTTGACAGATTTGAAGAAAATGGTACCCAGGAATCACGCATCAGTCCATATACATTCTGCAAAGCTTTTCCTTTTCATATAATATTTGACCGGGATCTAGTGGTCACTCAGTGTGGCAATGCTATATACAGAGTTCTCCCCCAG CTCCAGCCTGGGAATTGCAGCCTTCTGTCTGTCTTCTCGTTGGTTCGTCCTCATATTGATATTAGTTTCCATGGGATCCTTTCGCACATCAATACCGTTTTTGTATTGAGAAGCAAG GAAGGATTgttggatgtggagaaattagaatgtGAGGATGAACTGACTGGGACTGAGATCAGCTGCTTACGTCTCAAGGGTCAAATGATCTACTTACCTGAAGCAGATAGCATACTTTTTCTGTGTTCACCAAG TGTCATGAACCTGGACGATTTGACAAGGAGAGGGCTGTATCTAAGTGACATCCCTCTGCATGATGCCACGCGTGATCTCGTTCTTTTGGGAGAACAATTTAGAGAGGAATACAAACTCACCCAAGAACTGGAAATCCTCACTGACAGGCTACAGCTCACGTTAagagccctggaagatgaaaagaaaaagacagacac ATTGCTGTATTCTGTCCTTCCTCCGTCTGTTGCCAATGAGCTGCGGCACAAGCGTCCAGTGCCTGCCAAAAGATATGACAATGTGACTATCCTCTTCAGTGGCATTGTGGGCTTCAATGCTTTCTGTAGCAAGCATGCATCTGGAGAAGGGGCCATGAAGATCGTAAACCTTCTCAACGACCTCTACACCAGATTTGACACACTGACTGATTCCCGGAAAAACCCATTTGTTTATAAG GTGGAGACTGTTGGTGACAAGTATATGACAGTGAGTGGTTTACCAGAGCCATGCATTCACCATGCACGATCCATCTGCCACCTGGCCTTGGACATGATGGAAATTGCTGGCCAGGTTCAAGTAGATGGTGAATCTGTTCAG ATAACAATAGGGATACACACTGGAGAGGTAGTTACAGGTGTCATAGGACAGCGGATGCCTCGATACTGTCTTTTTGGAAATACTGTCAACCTCACAAGCCGAACAGAAACcacaggagaaaagggaaaaataaatgtgtCTGAATATACATACAG ATGTCTTATGTCTCCAGAAAATTCAGATCCACAATTCCACTTGGAGCACAGAGGCCCAGTGTCCATGAAGGGCAAAAAAGAACCAATGCAAGTTTGGTTTCTATCCAGAAAAAATACAGGAACAGAG GAAACAAAGCAGGATGATGACTGA
- the GUCY1B1 gene encoding guanylate cyclase soluble subunit beta-1 isoform X1, which translates to MYGFVNHALELLVIRNYGPEVWEDIKKEAQLDEEGQFLVRIIYDDSKTYDLVAAASKVLNLNAGEILQMFGKMFFVFCQESGYDTILRVLGSNVREFLQNLDALHDHLATIYPGMRAPSFRCTDAEKGKGLILHYYSEREGLQDIVIGIIKTVAQQIHGTEIDMKVIQQRNEECDHTQFLIEEKESKEEDFYEDLDRFEENGTQESRISPYTFCKAFPFHIIFDRDLVVTQCGNAIYRVLPQLQPGNCSLLSVFSLVRPHIDISFHGILSHINTVFVLRSKEGLLDVEKLECEDELTGTEISCLRLKGQMIYLPEADSILFLCSPSVMNLDDLTRRGLYLSDIPLHDATRDLVLLGEQFREEYKLTQELEILTDRLQLTLRALEDEKKKTDTGCPARIQAFKVQTTLMLCEKDSRSTKGFPSISYSGFLLIPLNRLLYSVLPPSVANELRHKRPVPAKRYDNVTILFSGIVGFNAFCSKHASGEGAMKIVNLLNDLYTRFDTLTDSRKNPFVYKVETVGDKYMTVSGLPEPCIHHARSICHLALDMMEIAGQVQVDGESVQITIGIHTGEVVTGVIGQRMPRYCLFGNTVNLTSRTETTGEKGKINVSEYTYRCLMSPENSDPQFHLEHRGPVSMKGKKEPMQVWFLSRKNTGTEETKQDDD; encoded by the exons ATCTCAATGCTGGAGAAATCCTCCAAATGTTTGGGAAGATGTTTTTCGTCTTTTGCCAAGAATCTGGTTATGATACAATCTTGCGTGTCCTGGGCTCTAATGTCAGAGAATTTCTACAG AACCTTGATGCTCTGCACGACCACCTTGCTACCATCTACCCAGGAATGCGTGCACCTTCCTTTAGGTGCACTGATGCAGAAAAGGGCAAAGGACTTATTTTGCACTACTACTCAGAGAGAGAAGGACTTCAGGATATTGTCATTGGAATCATCAAAACAGTGGCTCAACAAATCCATGGCACTGAAATAGACATGAAG GTTATTcagcaaagaaatgaagaatgtgATCATACTCaatttttaattgaagaaaaagAGTCAAAAGAAGAGGATTTTTATGAAGATCTTGACAGATTTGAAGAAAATGGTACCCAGGAATCACGCATCAGTCCATATACATTCTGCAAAGCTTTTCCTTTTCATATAATATTTGACCGGGATCTAGTGGTCACTCAGTGTGGCAATGCTATATACAGAGTTCTCCCCCAG CTCCAGCCTGGGAATTGCAGCCTTCTGTCTGTCTTCTCGTTGGTTCGTCCTCATATTGATATTAGTTTCCATGGGATCCTTTCGCACATCAATACCGTTTTTGTATTGAGAAGCAAG GAAGGATTgttggatgtggagaaattagaatgtGAGGATGAACTGACTGGGACTGAGATCAGCTGCTTACGTCTCAAGGGTCAAATGATCTACTTACCTGAAGCAGATAGCATACTTTTTCTGTGTTCACCAAG TGTCATGAACCTGGACGATTTGACAAGGAGAGGGCTGTATCTAAGTGACATCCCTCTGCATGATGCCACGCGTGATCTCGTTCTTTTGGGAGAACAATTTAGAGAGGAATACAAACTCACCCAAGAACTGGAAATCCTCACTGACAGGCTACAGCTCACGTTAagagccctggaagatgaaaagaaaaagacagacac AGGATGTCCTGCTAGAATCCAGGCCTTTAAAGTACAAACGACATTGATGCTGTGTGAAAAGGACAGCAGAAGCACCAAAGGCTTTCCCAGCATTTCTTACAGTGGCTTTCTCCTGATCCCACTGAACAGATTGCTGTATTCTGTCCTTCCTCCGTCTGTTGCCAATGAGCTGCGGCACAAGCGTCCAGTGCCTGCCAAAAGATATGACAATGTGACTATCCTCTTCAGTGGCATTGTGGGCTTCAATGCTTTCTGTAGCAAGCATGCATCTGGAGAAGGGGCCATGAAGATCGTAAACCTTCTCAACGACCTCTACACCAGATTTGACACACTGACTGATTCCCGGAAAAACCCATTTGTTTATAAG GTGGAGACTGTTGGTGACAAGTATATGACAGTGAGTGGTTTACCAGAGCCATGCATTCACCATGCACGATCCATCTGCCACCTGGCCTTGGACATGATGGAAATTGCTGGCCAGGTTCAAGTAGATGGTGAATCTGTTCAG ATAACAATAGGGATACACACTGGAGAGGTAGTTACAGGTGTCATAGGACAGCGGATGCCTCGATACTGTCTTTTTGGAAATACTGTCAACCTCACAAGCCGAACAGAAACcacaggagaaaagggaaaaataaatgtgtCTGAATATACATACAG ATGTCTTATGTCTCCAGAAAATTCAGATCCACAATTCCACTTGGAGCACAGAGGCCCAGTGTCCATGAAGGGCAAAAAAGAACCAATGCAAGTTTGGTTTCTATCCAGAAAAAATACAGGAACAGAG GAAACAAAGCAGGATGATGACTGA
- the GUCY1B1 gene encoding guanylate cyclase soluble subunit beta-1 isoform X3: MFGKMFFVFCQESGYDTILRVLGSNVREFLQNLDALHDHLATIYPGMRAPSFRCTDAEKGKGLILHYYSEREGLQDIVIGIIKTVAQQIHGTEIDMKVIQQRNEECDHTQFLIEEKESKEEDFYEDLDRFEENGTQESRISPYTFCKAFPFHIIFDRDLVVTQCGNAIYRVLPQLQPGNCSLLSVFSLVRPHIDISFHGILSHINTVFVLRSKEGLLDVEKLECEDELTGTEISCLRLKGQMIYLPEADSILFLCSPSVMNLDDLTRRGLYLSDIPLHDATRDLVLLGEQFREEYKLTQELEILTDRLQLTLRALEDEKKKTDTGCPARIQAFKVQTTLMLCEKDSRSTKGFPSISYSGFLLIPLNRLLYSVLPPSVANELRHKRPVPAKRYDNVTILFSGIVGFNAFCSKHASGEGAMKIVNLLNDLYTRFDTLTDSRKNPFVYKVETVGDKYMTVSGLPEPCIHHARSICHLALDMMEIAGQVQVDGESVQITIGIHTGEVVTGVIGQRMPRYCLFGNTVNLTSRTETTGEKGKINVSEYTYRCLMSPENSDPQFHLEHRGPVSMKGKKEPMQVWFLSRKNTGTEETKQDDD, translated from the exons ATGTTTGGGAAGATGTTTTTCGTCTTTTGCCAAGAATCTGGTTATGATACAATCTTGCGTGTCCTGGGCTCTAATGTCAGAGAATTTCTACAG AACCTTGATGCTCTGCACGACCACCTTGCTACCATCTACCCAGGAATGCGTGCACCTTCCTTTAGGTGCACTGATGCAGAAAAGGGCAAAGGACTTATTTTGCACTACTACTCAGAGAGAGAAGGACTTCAGGATATTGTCATTGGAATCATCAAAACAGTGGCTCAACAAATCCATGGCACTGAAATAGACATGAAG GTTATTcagcaaagaaatgaagaatgtgATCATACTCaatttttaattgaagaaaaagAGTCAAAAGAAGAGGATTTTTATGAAGATCTTGACAGATTTGAAGAAAATGGTACCCAGGAATCACGCATCAGTCCATATACATTCTGCAAAGCTTTTCCTTTTCATATAATATTTGACCGGGATCTAGTGGTCACTCAGTGTGGCAATGCTATATACAGAGTTCTCCCCCAG CTCCAGCCTGGGAATTGCAGCCTTCTGTCTGTCTTCTCGTTGGTTCGTCCTCATATTGATATTAGTTTCCATGGGATCCTTTCGCACATCAATACCGTTTTTGTATTGAGAAGCAAG GAAGGATTgttggatgtggagaaattagaatgtGAGGATGAACTGACTGGGACTGAGATCAGCTGCTTACGTCTCAAGGGTCAAATGATCTACTTACCTGAAGCAGATAGCATACTTTTTCTGTGTTCACCAAG TGTCATGAACCTGGACGATTTGACAAGGAGAGGGCTGTATCTAAGTGACATCCCTCTGCATGATGCCACGCGTGATCTCGTTCTTTTGGGAGAACAATTTAGAGAGGAATACAAACTCACCCAAGAACTGGAAATCCTCACTGACAGGCTACAGCTCACGTTAagagccctggaagatgaaaagaaaaagacagacac AGGATGTCCTGCTAGAATCCAGGCCTTTAAAGTACAAACGACATTGATGCTGTGTGAAAAGGACAGCAGAAGCACCAAAGGCTTTCCCAGCATTTCTTACAGTGGCTTTCTCCTGATCCCACTGAACAGATTGCTGTATTCTGTCCTTCCTCCGTCTGTTGCCAATGAGCTGCGGCACAAGCGTCCAGTGCCTGCCAAAAGATATGACAATGTGACTATCCTCTTCAGTGGCATTGTGGGCTTCAATGCTTTCTGTAGCAAGCATGCATCTGGAGAAGGGGCCATGAAGATCGTAAACCTTCTCAACGACCTCTACACCAGATTTGACACACTGACTGATTCCCGGAAAAACCCATTTGTTTATAAG GTGGAGACTGTTGGTGACAAGTATATGACAGTGAGTGGTTTACCAGAGCCATGCATTCACCATGCACGATCCATCTGCCACCTGGCCTTGGACATGATGGAAATTGCTGGCCAGGTTCAAGTAGATGGTGAATCTGTTCAG ATAACAATAGGGATACACACTGGAGAGGTAGTTACAGGTGTCATAGGACAGCGGATGCCTCGATACTGTCTTTTTGGAAATACTGTCAACCTCACAAGCCGAACAGAAACcacaggagaaaagggaaaaataaatgtgtCTGAATATACATACAG ATGTCTTATGTCTCCAGAAAATTCAGATCCACAATTCCACTTGGAGCACAGAGGCCCAGTGTCCATGAAGGGCAAAAAAGAACCAATGCAAGTTTGGTTTCTATCCAGAAAAAATACAGGAACAGAG GAAACAAAGCAGGATGATGACTGA